The Vitis vinifera cultivar Pinot Noir 40024 chromosome 3, ASM3070453v1 region GATTTTCATAACCTTGCTGTGCAAAAATGGTCATATGCTTGACACCGACCGGGAGGGGCGAAACAATGAATCAATTATCCAGTACCAAATCCATCGGTCATAAATCTTTCTAGAATATGGCTGCCTCCACCCATGTTGAAATCAAATTCTCTATCATCCCCTATCTACTGCAGTCAAGTAACTTCACCCAAGAAACTAAGATAAGAACTAGTTATTTTAGTTAGTTTATTCGGAATCAGTAACTAATTCATTGTGTAACTAATTGATTCTCTTCTATTCCAAATACTGCTACAGCAAGATGagttataaaaggaaaaaaccaAGGAATGAAGGTACTGTTCCTTAGTTGGAGTGCGTTTGatagaagtatttttaaattttctaacatttaaaattttttatttttcaaatattaaaaatattataaatacttttcaaaatcactctcaaactCATTGATGGTGAATTTCCAAGGGTGACCATAGTATGTGATCTCCTAAAAGTTTCCTCCACATGTATAAGGCGTCTACCATGTGAAACCCCccaaaatttctcattttttcctATAGAAATTTGTTAGGAGCATACATATTATTCATAAAAGCGTCGATATAATAAGTAGGTAGATAAAATTATCCAAATACATATTAAGAAATGGCAATTAAACTAGCCAATCCCAAATACAAGTTTGGGCCTTCTTCCCCATATCGCATTTGGCCAAAAGATGTAGCCATCACCCAACACAAACCGTTGAGCCTAGTCTTGATTCATAAAAGAGGCCAGCCTTTTCATCAAAGCCACAGCCTTCTCACAACCAGGCttgaacaaaaaaaacacatgaTCTTCTCCTTCCGTCTCCACAATCTCCAACGCCCCACCCCAACCACTTTTACCCAATACCTCATAATAAAACCACCCCCTTTTTCTCAGTCCATCCTTCTCTGCTACACAAACCAGCACCTTACTGCACCCTAATTTTCGTAAATTCTGGTCTGATGCCGGGTTTATTATTGGGTCGTTTATCCCGCTCGAGGTTGGACACACGAAAAGCCACCTGTTATCCACACCTGGCTTCTTATCGACGAGGCTGTCACCGTCACCGCGGCTATCACAATCAGCTTCTCTGCGGCCGAAATATGGATGAAGTAGACAAATTCCTGACAGCTTCACACCACCCAATCCTTCAACCCCAGCTCTTGCAGCCATGTTGTGGGCAATATTGGCTCCGGCGCTGTCTCCGGCAAGAAAAACTCGCTTGAAATCAGAATGATCATTCAGCCAGGCTTCAGGGCCTTGCCCGAGACTATGGGAAACCACCCACTGGGTTGCAGCCCATGAATCTTCATGAGGTACGGGGACGGGATGTTCAGGTGCCAGTCTGTAATCAACAGACACTGCAATGATGTTTGCTTCAGCGACAAGAGAAGTGACGTAGTTGTGGTATGTGGTGCAGTAGGGAGAGCCCAGGCAGAGGGCTCCGCCATGGTAGTAGATCAGCAGAGGGAGCTTCTGGTCTGGATTGATGGTGTTTGGCTTGAAGATACGCGCAGATACGCCTCTTTCAGGTGCAATTGCAAATTTGCAACGTCTTTGGTGGAAACCCCAGTTTCAGAATCGACCGACGGTGGAACCACGTCGGTGCCGAAAAACCTCTCCACCCGCCCATCTGTGTATGCTCGGAGAAACGGTGGAAAATCGTGAGCTATTTCAGTTGCTTTTGGATccatttttgaagaaaagaagaaaacgaAAGTTTATGGCCTGGTTGAgacagagagatagagagaagaCTATGTATGTTGGATCAGTGATCAGATATAAGAATTTAAGTAGAGTTCTTGTGGGAAAAAGTCTGGTATGTTGGTAGTTGAATCTTGACATATAAATATTAgtataaaaaaagattaatgTGTGAAAATTTTGGCATTTTATAATTtgctatatatttaaattatgttaattaaatattagtaATAATTCTTTCACATGTCCTAAATTTTCTAACTAACATGGGCCTAACAAGGAAGGTCGGaagctaaaaataaataaaaataataattttaataattaaaaaataattaccttaAAAATCAAGGAAGGTCCGAAACTTTCAAGTTACATTAAACAACCCTACTTGAATTAACTCATAACACACTAGTCTTTGGAGAGCCAAGAACTGGGCTTCAGAAAACGACTGGATTGTGAGAACACGTCTAGATTCCTTAGAACAGGTTTCCAAAGCACAAAGTTTAAATTCATTTGCGAGTCCATGTGATCCACAGAGCCATTGTCATTATTTCCCCcttcctttcattttctgagTGTTCATATTGGAATAGAGAGAGGCAATGAACGATTTTCCAAGGGTTCGGTGAGaacagagaaaaaggaaaaggatatTGTTGGTGTCTAGCCATCGACTCATCACCATCGTTCGGTCTTATTGGCAATTGGTACATGTTCTCTTCCTTTCTAAACACTCCTAGTTGTGGACCCCCAAAGACCTTAATATGGATTGGCATGGCTTGAGAAGAGCAAGTTTATTGGGCTTGTGGCATCCAAATTTCCAcatattttccattaaaatatAGTGGGGAGAATTTAATGGAAGTTTAAGGCAAGTAGAGACGTAATGTGAACGAATTGAAAAGGGTATTGGTGCTTAATCATCACTTGTCACTTGGTGACCCTTTAGGTCGTTAAAGTAAGTATATTTTCCCCAgcttttaaaatttccaaattgtGGGCCCTCAAATGGCCCTAAAAATTGCAATGGTATGAAACAAGAACACAAAATTTGGTAACCCAAATGTAAAAATAGAATAGAGATGTGACATTCCACATCAAATAGAGGGAAAAGTTTTtgacactatataagtatggattTCTCGTAActctataaatatattttaaagtcgtgagagTCATTTTGGGTCcaaagcagacaatatctacacagttgaaatatggtatcagagtcgatcTTAGAAATCGAgccattacaaatggtatcaaatcCGATCTCCGACCTCGgtgtggggtttgtttggcctcaTATaggtgtttgtctatttgaccCGCAATCTTACAATTCCGTGGACGTTGTGTACCCCCATAAGATTGCGGTAGACGGGGTGAGGAACAGTTCTTACAAAAGATATAAGGCAAAATTGGCAAATAAAACAATCAAACTTTCATAAAATGAAAAGGCATAGTCAGCACAAGGCTGACTTATTAATCGAGAAATTACAAACTCTCTTCTAAAGCTCCAATGACCTGAACTTATTCTTGATTGATGAAAGAGACGATCCTTTTCATCAGGGTCACGGCCCTTCCACAACTAGGCTTGAACAAATGAAACACATGCCCCTCCCCCTCTGTCTCCATAATCTCCACCTCTCCACTCCAACCACTCTTACCCAATGTCTCATAATAAAACCACCCTCTTTCCCTCAGCGCATCCTTCTCTGCAACACAAACCAGAACCTTACTGCACCCTAGCCTCCATAACCTCTCATCAGCCGCCGGATTGTACCTTGGGTCATTGAACCCACTAGTTGTTGGACACGCATAAAGCCACCAGTTATCCACACCGGGCCTCACGTCCGGTCGACCACCACTGGCATTGTCATCAACCTTGCCAACATCATCTTCTGATTTTCTCCCAAAATATGGATGAACTACACAAATTCCTTGCAGCTTCACACCACCCAGCCCTTCAACCCCGGCTTGTACAGCCAAGTTGTGTGAAATATTGCCCCCTGCACTGTCTCCCGCCAAAAAAACTCGCTGAAAATCAGCGTGGTCTTTCAGCCAAGGTTCGGAGCCTTGCCCATTACAATGGGAAACCACCCACTGAAGCGCAG contains the following coding sequences:
- the LOC100247056 gene encoding LOW QUALITY PROTEIN: uncharacterized protein LOC100247056 (The sequence of the model RefSeq protein was modified relative to this genomic sequence to represent the inferred CDS: deleted 2 bases in 1 codon), yielding MDSTTAEVAYNFAPFLRVYTDGLVERLIGTDVVPPAMNSETGVSTKDVVIAPETGVSARLFKPNSVNPEKRLPLLVYFHGGGFSLCSPYCSIYHNYLTSLVLEADIIAVSVAYRLAPENPVPAAYEDSWAALQWVVSHCNGQGSEPWLKDHADFQRVFLAGDSAGGNISHNLAVQAGVEGLGGVKLQGICVVHPYFGRKSEDDVGKVDDNASGGRPDVRPGVDNWWLYACPTTSGFNDPRYNPAADERLWRLGCSKVLVCVAEKDALRERGWFYYETLGKSGWSGEVEIMETEGEGHVFHLFKPSCGRAVTLMKRIVSFINQESFVFFFSSKMDPKATEIAHDFPPFLRAYTDGRVERFFGTDVVPPSVDSETGVSTKDVANAIAPERGVSARIFKPNTINPDQKLPLLIYYHGGALCLGSPYCTTYHNYVTSLVAEANIIAVSVDYRLAPEHPVPVPHEDSWAATQWVVSHSLGQGPEAWLNDHSDFKRVFLAGDSAGANIAHNMAARAGVEGLGGVKLSGICLLHPYFGRREADCDSRGDGDSLVDKKPGVDNRWLFVCPTSSGINDPIINPASDQNLRKLGCSKVLVCVAEKDGLRKRGWFYYEVLGKSGWGGALEIVETEGEDHVFFLFKPGCEKAVALMKRLASFMNQD